One part of the Solanum dulcamara chromosome 3, daSolDulc1.2, whole genome shotgun sequence genome encodes these proteins:
- the LOC129883489 gene encoding uncharacterized protein LOC129883489, with product MQGMKYVIKKIPSHPLRFGTAYRANFLDDFESSIGEEGIKLFRQSIFGHYLDMPNCNFQGQIIKCLLLLEVDQKNKEELHIRHVQGNILQFTINDFAIITGLRCTGNMNDFKYSDDQASRLLSLYFPGAKNRVNKARFVERFLVGGWKTNEDAVQMAILYFIHTFVFSQLGDAPISVDDFKMVEDGSYEQYPWGKLAYSKLIKGMRQEFSNAKQMYHLGGMPYALNVWIYECASQVPSEIAVRVGNKIPRILNWRVVAVKPKFETFMSTIFSEYPCSNIVQSQHEMKSIVVHDSQQKPEDSTSAAKRSKDVAETSSPPPSKRMKTSPAKKPIHVETANMHKDFLPPNESENLVSPDNEPGAKSPKESEKPVSPDNVPGAKSVVDRKFKRLENKMDSNHIDLLKAIDSMANRMTGTSSQVKKDDFDQSFHVVEQQEAPTGLEGPEPSTMINQVDNISEQSISADVPELFDQQVYSDTLKEDEPSVKDVSVHQMESQRADIDQLIADSDTLQNTRKKDGRVADDKSAKVEDQVEEIEKEKIKPSTSESNTSAPFSTETLDVIDALIYGLPLPAMPLTAVSHEQVQDECLLRNSQLPTTLPSKANVLSDDTKTPSRRSRIPSKILQSPYLSNFRSSEKGKENLSDVTHQTHPFEGFGICYQPPSELVTDYSQWIDKGLLKSHGNK from the exons atgcagggaatgaaatacgtcatcaagaagatcccgtcccacccattgagattcggaacggcatatagggctaattttcttgatgattttgaatcatcaataggtgaagaaggtataaagttatttaggcAATCTATATTTGGTCACTACTTAGATATGCCAAACTGCAACTTTCaagggcaaatcatcaaatgcctcttacttcttgaggtagaccaaaaaaacaaagaagaactgCACATTCGTCATGTGCAGGGTAATATACTGCAATTTACAATAAATGATTTTGCTATCATTACTGGTTTGCGATGTACCGGTAATATGAATGACTTCAAGTATTCTGATGATCAAGCAAGTAGATTattgtctttatattttcctGGTGCCAAAAATAGGGTCAACAAAGCTCGTTTCGTTGAGCGTTTTCTAGTTGGAGGATGGAAAACAAACGAAGATGCCGTTCAGATGGCCATTCTCTATTTCATCcatacttttgttttttctcaactaggtgatgcacctatatcAGTTGATGATTTCAAGATGGTAGAAGATGGTAGTTATGAGCAATATCCATGGGGGAAATTagcatattcaaaattgataaaaggaaTGCGTCAGGAGTTTTCAAATGCCAAACAAATGTATCATCTAGGCGGCATGCCATACGCTCTGAATGTTTGGATATATGAATGTGCATCTCAAGTTCCCTCTGAAATTGCTGTAAGAGTGGGTAataaaattcccagaattcttaACTGGCGTGTTGTCGCCGTGAAGCCAAAATTTGAGACCTTCATGTCTACCATCTTCAGTGAG TATCCATGCTCCAACATTGTCCAATCTCAACATGAAATGAAATCTATTGTCGTTCATGACAGCCAACAGAAACCTGAAGATTCAACATCGGCTGCCAAG AGATCCAAGGATGTCGCTGAGacatcttctccacctcctTCCAAGAGAATGAAGACTTCCCCTGCTAAAAAgccaattcatgtagaaacagcCAACATGCACAAGGATTTCTTACCACCAAATGAATCAGAAAATCTTGTTTCTCCTGACAATGAACCGGGGGCAAAGTCACCAAAGGAATCAGAAAAGCCTGTTTCTCCTGACAATGTACCAGGGGCGAAGTCAGTT gtTGACCGGAAGTTCAAGCGTTTGGAGAACAAAATGGATTCAAATCACATTGATCTTTTGAAAGCCATCGACAGTATGGCGAACCGAATGACTGGCACATCATCTCAAGttaaaaaagatgattttgatCAATCATTCCATGTGGTTGAACAACAAGAAGCACCTACTGGATTGGAG gGACCTGAACCATCCACCATGATAAATCAGGTGGACAACATATCGGAACAAAGCATTTCAGCAGATGTTCCTGAATTATTTGATCAGCAAGtttattctgatacattaaag GAAGATGAACCATCCGTCAAGGATGTATCAGTACACCAAATGGAATCACAAAGAGCAGATATTGATCAGCTTATtgctgattctgatacattacaa AACactagaaagaaagatggaagagTAGCTGATGATAAATCTGCCAAAGTAGAAGATCAAGTCGAggagattgaaaaagaaaaaatcaaaccaagcaCATCAGAATCCAATACTTCAGCACCATTTTCGACTGAAACTCTGGATGTGATAGATGCTCTAATATACGGACTTCCATTACCAGCCATGCCATTGACAGCTGTTAGTCATGAGCAAGTTCAGGATGAATGTCTATTACGCAATAGCCAGCTACCAACCACTCTTCCATCAAAAGCTAATGTATTGTCTGATGATACGAAGACCCCATCTCGAAGAAGCAGGATTCCTTCGAAGATCTTACAGTCGCCGTATCTTTCAAACTTTAGGTCGAGTGAAAAGGGAAAGGAAAATTTGTCAGATGTTACGCATCAGACACAcccttttgaaggttttggTATATGCTATCAACCCCCTTCCGAGCTTGTCACAGACTACTCTCAATGGATAGATAAAGGACTTCTAAAATCACATGGCAACAAGTAA